A stretch of the Bordetella genomosp. 8 genome encodes the following:
- a CDS encoding glutathione S-transferase family protein, with protein MKLFHHPLSGHAHRARLFLSLIDQPAELVEVDLANRAQKQPDFLKLNPFGQVPVLVDGDVVIADSNAILVYLAKKTGKTDWLPEAPAQAAAVQRWLSVAAGDIAFGPAAARLVTVFAAPLDADAAIARAHVVLKRMDDALANRQWIAADHPTIADVALYSYTARAPEGYVDLKDYANVRRWLAAIEALPGFVEFQRTPVGLAA; from the coding sequence ATGAAACTCTTCCACCACCCCCTGTCCGGCCACGCCCACCGCGCCCGCCTGTTCCTGTCGCTGATCGACCAACCCGCCGAACTGGTGGAGGTCGACCTGGCCAACCGTGCCCAGAAGCAGCCGGACTTCCTGAAGCTGAATCCCTTTGGCCAGGTGCCGGTCCTGGTGGACGGCGACGTCGTGATCGCCGATTCCAACGCCATCCTGGTCTACCTGGCCAAGAAAACCGGCAAGACCGACTGGCTGCCGGAAGCACCAGCGCAAGCCGCGGCCGTGCAACGCTGGCTGTCGGTGGCTGCCGGCGATATCGCCTTCGGCCCAGCCGCCGCCCGCCTGGTCACCGTGTTCGCCGCGCCCCTGGATGCCGATGCCGCCATCGCCCGTGCCCACGTGGTGCTCAAGCGCATGGACGACGCGCTGGCGAACCGGCAGTGGATCGCCGCCGATCACCCGACCATTGCCGACGTCGCCCTGTACAGCTACACGGCGCGCGCGCCCGAAGGCTACGTGGACCTGAAGGACTACGCCAACGTGCGCCGCTGGCTGGCCGCCATCGAAGCCCTGCCCGGCTTCGTGGAGTTCCAGCGCACGCCCGTCGGACTGGCCGCCTGA